The Vicia villosa cultivar HV-30 ecotype Madison, WI unplaced genomic scaffold, Vvil1.0 ctg.000077F_1_1, whole genome shotgun sequence genome segment GGAGGGATTTGATATCGGTCTTGAAGAACAAATTGGCCGTTTGGAAGGGTTTGTATCTTAATTTGGCGGGAAGGGTGTGTTTGATCAACTCGGTTCTTAACTCTATACCTTTTTACTCCTTATCTTTTTATAAGGCTCCTTCCAAGATTATTAAGGAGATTCGGGCTATTCAAAGCAAGTTTCTTTGGAGCGGGAACGATTTTAAAAGATccattcattgggttagttgggatACCGTGTGTAAATCAAGGGATGAAGGAGGCCTAGGGGTAAAGAATGTGGAAGTGATGAACATTGCGCTCCTTAGCAAATGGAAATGGCGGATTTTATCGGAGGAGGAAGTTGTGTGGCGTAACATTCTTATATATCGGTACGGGGAAGTGAAGAAGAAGGTGCTCATTGGCGATAAATCCGTTGTCCACAAATCCGACTCAATATGGTGGAGAGACATTATTTTATCTGACaattatttttctttgcttcaccATAACTTTGCAGGGGCCGTGGAGTGTAATGTTGGCAACGGAAGGGACACACCATTCTGGTACAACAATTGGGCAGTTCCGCAATCATTAATGCAGGCCTACCCGGAACTTTTTGTGGCAGCAGTGCACGATTCCATTTCGGTCGAAGAGGCTGCAGCGGGGCAGAATCAAGGATGGAACGCTGCTGTTGCTTTTCAGGACAACAATGCTGTTATTTCTTCTCTGTGGCAGGAGCTGTGTGAAAGTACTTCGCACATTTCTTTGCGGGAGCAGTCTAAAGACTCGTTCGTGTGGCTCAATTCGTCGGACGGGGTCTTTTCCGTTAGGTCCTGTTACGAGTGGTTCTTTTCCAAGCTATCGGGTCCTCCATTTAACTCATCTGTCGCTAAAGCTTGCTCTTTCATATGGAAGATTAAAGCTCCCTCTAAATTCATCATTTTCGGGTGGAGGGTAATTCACAAAAGGATAGCCACTAAGGATCTGTTACTCAAAAGAGGCATCCTGGATTATAACAGTTTGCTGTGTGTTTTTTGCTTCTCGGAGGAAGAATGTTTACCGCATATTCTTGGAGGTTGTCGGGTTCTCGCGGCTATTTGGAAGAAGGTAATAGAGTGGATCGTTTATGAACACGGGTTAACAGTAGAAGAGTTCCAAGTCTTCCCTTTCTCTTTTGACAAGGTGCGGTGTGGTGTATTTGGGTGAGGCGTAATGATATCGATTTTAATAACGGTTCCTTTAGTTTTTCGGAATGTATTTCGGAGATCATTTTCATTTCTTGGAAGTGGTTATCCACTAGCTACAAGCTTGTGAACTTATGTGATTTTTTCGTGTGGAGTACTCAACCTCTTATCTGTTTTGAGTAGTTGAGGTTCTTCGTTTGTATCGGGAGCAGTATCCCTTATACTCTCATTCTAATACAATTgcttgttgaaaaaaaaaatcaaaatggaAGGTTTTAAAATGAAACTCGCAATAATTTATTCTTTATCCACCCTTCACTATTCTAGCCACTAGACCCATTGAAACACAAGATCCCTCCCTATAACTAGCAACAAGGGGATTCTTCATCGTGTCAAAAGGTGCTCTTAAATATTAACGTCGTTAATTGTTAAATTGACGGAAACCTTGCACTCAGAGATTCcttatatgttgttgttgttgttgccctCCAACGTGTCTTCTGAAATCTGAATGGTGTGAATTGGAATTCATATGTGGCGAGGCAATATAACTCTCCACATCTCAAACTCACACTTCAGCCATAAATCCACACTTCGCTCGTGCTTCTCTTGTGCTAATAACAAGTCTAACACTTCCCCTTTCCCTTTATATAAGAAGTATCGATGTCTCTTCCTGAATATCTACTCAAACACCTTAACAATTATATCAATTAGCATCTAACATTAACTTTCCTGTTAGCTAGCTAGTCACTTATTCAGGACACTAcattttgttcttcttcttgtcATACACTCTTAAAAAATGACATTCATTTCCAGTGTTGTTGCTCCATGGTGCAAGAAGCATGGAAATGTTCATGACAGTGTTGTTTGGTATGACTATCCTCTTGCAATTTGTAATGAAGGAGACGATGACGACGATGGTGATTATGACTATGCTCCAGCAGCCTAAACTCATCATCTGTCTTATTGATTTTGGTTACTACTTCAGTTAACTAGTATTAATTACTTTTAGTTATTAATGCTTATCTGGTTAATGATGATAATCTAGTTCTTTTTTGGTTGTAACGATTAGTACTAACTGAGAAGCATTATATTATCTGCTCTAATCTTACTTACCTAAATTATATGGATGATGTAGCATTGTAACCGcactaattatatttttaagcAGCTTTTATTATGCAGAAAGAAAAACTATTGTTAGTAGACTTATGTTTTAGTTTGAGACTTACGTATTATTATGAATTATTATCAGACTAATGTTATATTTTGAGACTTATGTACTTATGTTATAAAGTCAATTGTCAACactatataataaaaatttattaagttaattgtcAACAAAATATTATATTCCAACGTATTAAAATCCAATATATCATAATCTAACATATTTTGGCAATACGAGCGTAAGACGCTGCCAATGTTGGAATTGGCCGGCAAATCCTACCATCCAAGAAGTCGCATCTTTAGTGCGATATTTTTTCCAATCGGTTGTGACAGTTGGCAACGAAAATCGTTCATTCATGTTTACctgtttataaaattaatatgaGAAGAAAGTCAAACAAGGATTGAACGTAACAAAGTTGAGTTTTTAATTACCTGAACCCAATGGTTTCCATTTAAAAACCCAATGCAGTAAATGTATGCATTAGGTGAATGTGCACTTGTCTTAGGAAAGTAACTCAAACCAGGGTAACCTAAAGAGACGAGAACGACGTTATACCGATTAGCTATTACATAGCCCATATCAAGTAATGTCATCCATTTATCTGGTGGCTGTTGTCCTAAAAAACCTATCACGAACAATTTTCTCACTTGTGAAAGGCGTACTCCAAATAATTCCTCATAGAGCTTGCTTCTAGGACCTATAATTTCTTTCTCCAATTCCCGACGAACCATTGACCATCCATCTGTGCCATAACCATACAAAGGTGCAATGGCTCTATACCCACAATTTCCACCGTCTCTTACATTAACAATGTATAAATGGTCTGATATAATCTAGAAATTGTACAATGAATTTATCACATTCTTTAACATTTGAGGTTTGGGATAACTGTGAACATGACCTCATTGAAGATTTTTGAGAAATCGAGTGTGCTTGATCAACATACTCATATCATGAAAGGTCACGATAAACATCATATCCCACAAATCtgttctctttcttcttcacccttcctttggttttaattttttcagGCGGTGGATACATCTTTGTTTTAGCGGGATAAGCAATTTCACACACTATGCTTTTTAATGCTCTTTTTCCTACAACATCTAGTGACCTGAAGCTTTTCCAAATTTCATCAATTGCATTGGTCATGTCCACTTCTGATCCATCATTTGTATCTACATCTTGATTACCTTCCATATTTAGCTTTCTCCAATGAATATGAATAGCCTCAATTGGTATCGGATCACCACTCAATATATATCTCCCTAACTCACAAGCACATGGTAAACCATATACTCTTCTATGAATACACCCGCACTTTTGAGTGTTTGTACCCACCATGTCAATCCTCAACCACTCTTCAGCAATGCGCCTCAATGTAGCTCTTGATACTGAACCACGTAAATTCGCATAAAAAGGACTAGTGTGTGTATGCTCAACTTCATAAAAATTCTTATGAAATGAAGCTCTAATGTTGCCCACTTGTATCTTGATATTGTCATTCATAGCCTCTCAACATTTGCATAAATCACCTAAGCTGTTCTCTAACATTTGCTTAAGTTTCCAATGCGCAGACTCCAccctttaaataaaacaaaacaactgATTATCGGTAATATTAAGATAAAGAAACCATATCGATAAATGCATATAAACATACCTATTAGTTGTGGTGTTGCCCAAATGTTACACTTGATTAATTCATGCTTCAACAAATCTATGTCTATGCAGAGTCAACCATGTGTCATTCACATAATCAACAAAATCTTTGGAGTCAACACATGCATGCTCAAGTTGTTTCAACCTTTCATGGTACTCCTTCTCATCACTAGCCCTTTATAAGTTCATACCACATTTTCTCCACAGTTTCTCGCATATCATCTACAACATATTCCTTACACTTTGATTTCACATTTTTGTTGATGTGAAATCGGCACAACAAATTAGCTGTCTTTGGAAATACTGTTTCAATAGCTTTCATCAAAGCAAGATCTCTATCAGTCAAAATTATTTGTGGACAAAAATCCTGCTTAGTAAACAATTGTTTCAACTTATCAAATACCCAACAAAAATTCTCTGTCTGCTCAGATTCCATTTAGGCAAATGCAACAACAAATGTTAACTTAGTTTATGTCATACCAACTATTTCAAACAATGATTTCCTGTACTTTATTGTCTTGTATGTGCTGTCCATAATCAATACAAtaggaaacatattcaacaacttcaCTGATTCTGGATGAGCCTagaaaatatctctcacaacttGTGACTCATCTTTTTTCCTACTCCAGTAAACATAACCTGATTCCTCTATCAACTTGAACAATTGTTGCATTTCCGTTATGGGACCCCTTATGTCTTTCTGTATCTTACtcttatgtttgtatatttgtgtGATCTAAGTGACATTCTCCGGGTCACGCTCTTGCAATGACAATAATATGTGTCTTGGTGGAACATGACGTTTTGTCAAATCAACTATATGTTGCTGATCATCTGCATTTATTCGACTTACGAAAGCATGACCTTCAAATCTATCAGGTAAGCCATGGTTTTGAACTCCACATTTTACATCGATGTTCTATCCAGAACCATCTTTCGACGGTGTTGACCTAATTTTGAAAGGACAACCACATTTTTTACTAGCACTTTGTGTTTCACTATCTCCTTCTTTGTATTTTCCACCTCTATCACAACCAAATATTAATTTGTCACTTCTTCCTCTCTTGCCTATTTTGGTATCTGAACGAGTTATTATAACTGTCACTTTATTCCTGATTCCAACCTCCCTAATCCAGCTTGTCGCTTCTTCTCTTGTAGCAACTTTTTGACCAGTTAGAACGACATCTGTTGTGTCTGTGCATGTCTGATTTACATCGCATATCATCAAAGGAGGACCCACATTtattaatgaataaataaataaaataaatagttaagaAAATCGAACCGGAATACCAACATATAGGTTATCTGGTAGGTAAAGTAATAAAATCGAAACACCCACAACTGGGATTTCCAGTTTGTGCAAAAGTGAACCGGAAAACATGTGCATGGGTTATCCAGTTTATGAGAATAAAACCGGAACACACACAACTGAGATTTTCGATTTTGAAAATGATACGAACCGGCATTCTGCGTGTTGTGTTATCCGGTTGACATACGTAGAGTTGACACTTGTCCGTTTCGAATTACTTAGATGAATagtaaagataaaaaataaaaag includes the following:
- the LOC131623740 gene encoding uncharacterized protein LOC131623740, whose translation is MNDNIKIQVGNIRASFHKNFYEVEHTHTSPFYANLRGSVSRATLRRIAEEWLRIDMVGTNTQKCGCIHRRVYGLPCACELGRYILSGDPIPIEAIHIHWRKLNMEGNQDVDTNDGSEVDMTNAIDEIWKSFRSLDVVGKRALKSIVCEIAYPAKTKMYPPPEKIKTKGRVKKKENRFVGYDIISDHLYIVNVRDGGNCGYRAIAPLYGYGTDGWSMVRRELEKEIIGPRSKLYEELFGVRLSQVRKLFVIGFLGQQPPDKWMTLLDMGYVIANRYNVVLVSLGYPGLSYFPKTSAHSPNAYIYCIGFLNGNHWVQVNMNERFSLPTVTTDWKKYRTKDATSWMVGFAGQFQHWQRLTLVLPKYVRL